aatttgaataaaaatatagatttCTATATTGAGctaaatgttttattataaaatatggagtatataatatgtttaggttctaaatataaatgtgcACTAGAATGGtaaatcatttatatttcttctAAAAGTTTATTGTTACATCTAATCGAGAGTGATCGTTAAACTAATAAAAGTAACAAAATTAAGTAAATAAtaggaaaataattttattgaatTAGTTTTTGTAACTTAAAATTGGAGCtcgtatttatttatatattaaatagttAATAAGAATGAAAAggatgatatatatttatatgtactAATTTAAAAGCTCATTTAGGTCCATGGagattttaatttgtaattattttgattaacTTAAATTGCACATTTtgtgttttaattttagaaagataaatatatggagtagaatattattcattaaaatataaatatatattatctatTTAGAAAAAGTAATAATGTTGAGTTATTTTTAAACGTTATaactttaataaataatttgggtatatttattataaataatattaaaatatgcaatatGTGATGCAGAATAGTAACTCATACCAATAACGagatacaaatatatttttaagggTTATAGTCatgatatatttcttattctttatatatttaaagtaACATAAGTTTTGAAActcatttattaaaaaagtagtgaatataattttattttcatgtGTAAAcctataatataaatatattattatataaaactaATTTAGTCTATTTTGGGCTATGTCATTCgggtattattttaaaaaaactgTACTATGTATAGaatgtattatatagaggcataatacaaatattaaacaaataaCAACTTAAGGCAATTTAATGGTCgctataaataaaaatcaaatatctttttaatactattattatattattagtcCATGTTAGTTCAAGTATTAaaactaaaaataatacattaactacaaatattaattatatagacacctcaatttattaataacatATTTGGGTTCAATAcattattacataaaaattgtatatgcCAAATTCTCTCCATATTAAAAATCAAATCCAGCATAATGATTGAAgtggtatatatattttttaataaaattaatttcttatattttattatttttcactgtttataaattaaattaagtttcaataatatttcattaatatactttttattaatttttataatattttcatagtGTGGTGTAATTAATCAAATTAACAAGGTTTTGTCCGATGATATTTTAACTTTAGGACAATATTTTCCTGATGATGAATTAGGATACACTGCTTATTGCCCTAACGCGAAAGAAGGAGAAAAGGGGAAATGCGTGACAAATGGTGATAGAATTAGTGCTGGGTTTATATGGTTGTTAGAGATGTTCAAGGCTCTTGACGGTGTGGAAAATTTGAAAGATATAAATGACCAATATGTTGAATATGCTATTTTATGgttatgttttaaaaataaattaattaatccTGATATGTATGTTAGTATAACTGGTATTTATGATATTCTTGAAAGAAATAATCCTATTTGGTATAATGAATTTCGcaataaaatagaaaaaaaaaagagattGATGAATTTTGATGATTACCATATGGGTAAGCTATATGAGTTACTTAAAGAAATGTGTACTCTAATTACTAAATATAACGTAGATAGCTCACACCCAgatgcatatttaaattatgctAATAAATGTGCTAATACATACAAAGACCTTGTTTCGAATGTCTCCAAGGTTAAAAATTGCGATTCATATTGTAATGTATTGTctactttaaaaaatgcatatgataaatttagagaagaaaaaattatgcatGACCCAGAATGTAAACTTCCTGAGTTTAATGTGGAAGAAATAGAAAGTTGTGAGAGtttatgcaaaaaaaaaagccaAGAACCGGCGATTAAAAATCCAATAGCTAAAGAATCAGAAATTGATACCCCCCCCAAAATTAGTTTACCAGTTCGATCAACAACAGAATTAACTGATAATCGAGAAAATACATTATCTGTAAACGAAGTTCAGATGGATGATCCAAAATCTATAACACTTCCATCAGTAATTCCTAcaagtataaataatggaaataaacTACCCTACATTGCAgttccatttattttaatacccGTTATTTTTGGAATTTCATATAAGGTAAATAACAAggcaattaaaaaatataaattataccATATTTTGTGGTTGCATAAAagaacaaataattatatttttttacgaTATTTATGTTAGTATTTAACACTTatgtggaaaaaaaaaatgaagagtAAAAAAAACGTGAGAAagattataaatttgagtgataaaaaataaacccAAAAGGACGTTAAAAATGCATGCATCGAAAATACCCAATgggtatattataaattgtgTTGATGACAAAATGGAATTATTAAGTATATGTAAACATATAGAAGAAGAATATATGactgttattattttatttttttgttttttttttttgtttataaaagaaaagacaATTCcataaaatgataaatttagTTAATAACTTTATTCTGGGGGTCAGATTCTATAAGTCTGATTTATAACTCAATAtaagtattaaaaatgataaataagtaaattttttattaatattattataggaaaataaactcatatgtataattaaaaaatatatgtatgtaattataatatgtataaatatgatgttGTTATAATGGTTCATTCAAttctaaatttattaatataactCTAAGAATAAAAAGATCGGTAACATAATGAatgattaaaaaatattttttttataaaatgatttattattgaaaaaattaataataaaatttgaaaaaaatataaacaatggCACTATAAATTCTTGTCATAGGtgcatacaattttttttataaatatttagtaaaaatctatatagaaatataatgatactTTCTAACATAGATGAATAAAGGTTTGGTTTATTGattgaataataaatcaacAGAATATAATAGTGCATTAGAGATGTATCAATGTTGCATATATTGTTAAGGATACAATTCAGGATATACGGttttatgttataaaaaggtgaacaaataaaaaaaaagttaaagaccaaattaattttaaatatctttttattattccatATTAGGATGTGTTATATTATCAGTTGTTAGTAAATTGcaactttttaaatttaaaatagattattttattttagggtttttaataaattactTGGATCATATACATTGATAACTATAACAATAGAATATATAAGATAAATGAGCAATACATAACATTAGCGAAtagttatttaaatttatgcattaaaagagcaaatatattttattttgtcctCTCAAAGTGCAATATAACAATACAATTACACCCAGTCTTTTATTATGCTTTCAAATTTGCATCAATACTTATTagttctatatatttaatatttactacgtattattttaaaaataatatgtatttaagaattatttaagcatataaataactCAATAAATATGGGTTCAGGCtaattgttattttaaaCCATAGAAAAGGTGCTcagaatatattataaaataactcaatgatgtatatttataaattggTGTACataggaataaaaataaagatattgAACACATTAAAATGGATTATGAATTTAtctatttaaataaaagaatcTAAAATTAAGTATATGcaattaaaaatggaacATTCACCCgtattttgaaaatggttgaatttttgaaaaaagttatattttatattatgagAATCAAGTATTTTAACattttaacatatttaaaaaaatgattattaCAGCTTTTAAGGattatagtaataatggattttttaattgctTCGATTTGTTCGGTATTAAGTTTTAGAAAAAGTTCTACTAAAAAAGGAGATTCTATAGGTTTTCTTTGTTCAAACACaataaaaggaaatattatttcaatcctttataaaattatatccatttttgtaatatagTTATACCAAATGTTAGTAagaatatcattttttgtataaaatgcATCATTATGTATATGGCAAAAGTGTATTAAGCAACCCGCTATTTAAggtaatttaaataattgggataaatatgtataatattattttattattctatactaatttaattatttaaaaaattgtaatatatttaactacagacaattttatatatatagggtTAATGCATTTGCATCACATATTTGGTGCAGTGTATACAAATCAACATGATTATACTCAATttataaatcaaaaataaaatttcatcACAATGAATGAAGATATGgtatatgaattttttaataatgtattatatatagatattgttaaactttattttcatagcaccatttctaataattcctttaattgttttttttagtgTAAATTTTTCGAGGTTGTATGGACTGATTTTCCAGATACATTGGACGATGATGGAAACTATCAATTTAAAAGTGACGATACATATCAAACCTATTGTATTAATGAAACATGCAATAATGATATCGATAAAATTAACGCTTGGTGTTTATGTTTGCTTAACTTAATTTTTGGGAATTTTGAATCGTTTACGGGTTATGCAAAAagtaatatgaataatgtccaatatattttggcGTGGTtaagttatatattaagTCGAAAACCAAATGAAGAAATCAGCaatctaaaaaaattttatgaaaagtATATAGAGAGCGGTGAGGGGTATGAAACGTCTATAGATGATGTTAGTGATTATTATAGTAGTTATAAGAATCttatagataaaaaaaatgattttatgaatatggatgttaattatatatctaCTTTTTATGAagcatttaaaattttatgtagCATGTACAATGATATTAATAGTGACCCACCAGATTGCACcaaaaattttacaaaaactAAAGAATTTGTTAGCAAATATCAAAACCttcttaataataataatattaatactaAAGACAGTCCGTATAGTCAAATATTGTCTACTTTATCAACTGATTATActaattttaaaagttaTTGTGCTGAAAAATGCAATGGTTGTGACAATATTCCCCCCCTTTCATATATAGAAGCAAACCCCTTTGTACAAAATTCTGAAGATACGTCATCAAGTTCATCGGCAGCAAGCAAATTAATTCCAGTTATATCGATATTTGTTGCAATACCGATTCTCTTGGGAGTTGCTTATAAggtaaataataaggaatttaaaaataatttcattaaatatatgcaaactTTAACAAACATCATATACTTCTTAACCTTTTATATTAGTATTCGTTATTTGGATTTGATAAGCGGCTTCATAGACAATATTTAAgagaaaaagtaaaaaaaataaagaagaaaatgaacaattatatatgattcGAAGAGAGTGATTATTCCAGGAATAGTGATAATGGTGGATGTGTTAATAAAGTGTCTAtttggaaataaataatttttgatCATAATCTTTGTGTCtataagaatatttaaataatgtaattaataaaatataaagttatatatgtatatttattatatattttttgtatgttTTTATGTTGTGAATAAGGGTTAAAGTTGTGTTTGTGGAACCCATATGCAGGTTAGGGTTAAGTATTATAttgtatttaattttgtataatttataataatttggcaatatttattagtttaagaaattgttttaaagATGCACaggaaataatttattaaaaaaagtataggaaaaattataataattgcattttgtgttaatataacttaataataaatgtggTAAACcatgtattttttgtatttattgcTAATTTGATATTAATAGTTTATGGGGCAATCGATCAAATGTTGGAATCGATATAGACAGATGATCCCAAAATGTCGATTTGTTATAGAATATATGccgttttaaataattataatatttaatatagaaatatgGGTGATAATAGTGGAACATgcaagaaaataatttatgatTATTTCATCTGAAAGGACTTTTAAAATGGTGTCCTTCCCCAATGCCACTTGAATCGTATGATAAATGGAGATAAGAAAGTTGTTGGGTTGAGGAGAAAATGggattattaaatatatacaagcGCATGCAGGATATTCATGtaccatttattaattgatttttttgtttataaaagaaaacaattatttatatgataaatttaattaatgacTTTCATTTTGAGGTTCAGGTTCTATGAACCTGATTTTAAAACTCTATAtaagtattaaaaataataaatgagtaaattcatttattattataggCAAATaatcttatatatataattaaaaatatatttatataattataatacgaaattatatattattattgaaaaagttaataataatattttaaaaaaatgaccCTATAAACCCCTGTTATATGTTGCATACAATTGttttctataaatattcaataaaaaattataaaactaTATAATAGTATTTTCTAACaaagatatataaatatttgttttattgaATGAATATTAAACCAATGGCATCCAATAGTGCATTATAAAGGTAtcaatgttatatattttgttaaagaTACAATTTAGGATATACGGttttatgttataaaaaactgGATCGATGGGTGGGTTAAAGATTCAATTCATGTTAAatgtctttttattattccataatatcatgtattatattatcagtGCTTAAtaaatcatcattttttaaattttaaatagcATTATTTGTCAtagaattaataaaatatagaatttttagtaaattgctttaatgcatatacattGATAACTATAACAATAGAATATATAAGATAAAATGAACAATACAGAATATTTAGctaatatttgtatattaaaagataaaatatatcatatctTTTTCCTCTTAATGTGCAATATAACAACCTAATTGCAATTAGttttctattatatttaaaatttggaTCAATAGTTATTAgtggtatatatttaatattcactatgtgttatttttataataatttgcaTACAATGACATATTTAATCTTATAAATAGCTCAATAAATATGGGTTCAGTGCTAATTGATGCTTTAAACCGTATAAAAGAtgctaaaaatatattataaattaccTAACAAGTTATATTTCTAAATCGAAGCACataggaataaaaataatgttatcGCACTCATTAAAATTGATTATGAATTTatctatattaaataaaaataatttaaacatatgtagatgtaattaaaaaatggaacaACACAACGCATTTTGtaaatacataattttagaaaaaactatattgtatattataagaaacaagtatataaacatttacattttttaaaaatgactATTTATGTACTTTTAAGGACTATCGcaataataacattttttgtataaaatgcatcatatatacatataccAATTCTATATTTAAGGCAATTTAGCTAATTGCcataaaataagtatagTATGTTTAACGAAAGGTAATCGTTATGTAAAGGTTTTAAGTGAATATAACAAATGTTTtatgcaatatatataaatattatcatccCTCATAATCtccaaattataaaagaatttcattataatgTCTAACGAAGTGGtatgcaatttttttaataaaatatgttcttCACATGTGATTCATATGTTTGGTAttctataaattatattatttttcatttagtAGCATttacattaatatatttttttctttaattcgtaaaatatattcgtAGTGTATGTACATTAATAAGGTcgataaattaattaaatcgAATGCGGCAGGAACAGAAGGAAAAATTGAAAACCATAGTAGATTGAACGCTAATTGCCCTAACAAAAATTGTGATACTGACGCCCATAAACTTAGCTCtgcttttatattattgctaaaatattttgaggTTGCTGATGATTTAAAAGATGACAAATGTGCCGAATATGCTATTTTATGGTTAAGTTATAAAATTCAGCAATATTGGAATATAGAAACCAccacattaaaaaatttcattACTGAACATATAGAAACAAATACGAATTATAAtgagaaaataaaacaaggTAAAGGTAACAAGAACTATAAGGAATTTATAGACATAAAGCAAAGTTTGATAAATATGGatgttaaaattatatctaAATTTCATGAAGCATTGCAAATCTTAtgtaatatgtataatgaggataatgcaaaaaatatagattgCGCAAAATGTTCGTCAAAAGCTAGTGAATttgttgaaaaatataaagaccTTAATGATGATTCTAATGTTACCAAAGATAGTCCCTATTATCAAGTATGGTGTACTTTATCAACTgattatgataatttaaaaaatgagtgtattaaaaattgtaaggAATGCACCGAACTTCCAACCCTTCCAGAGATAAAagaatcaaaaaaatatgtacaagATTATGCAGAACTTTCTGCACAAGGTTCTGAAGCTACATCATCAAGTTCATCGATAGCAAGCAAATTAGTTCCAGTTTTATCGATATTTGTTGCAATACCAATTTTCTTGGGATTTGCATATAAggtaaataataaggaatttataaatataatattaaaaatgattttcattaaatatatgcaaactTTAACAAACACCATATGCTTCttaacatttatattagcATTCGTTATTTGGATTTGATAAACGGCTTAATAGACAATATTTAAgagaaaaagtaaaaaaaataaagaagaaaatgaacattaatatataatttgaagAACAGTAAtaactattatatatattaggaAACTGTCTATTTGGAAATAAGTAATTTTGTGCCATAATTTTTGATCACAATTTTtgtgtttataaaaatgtttaaataatattatcaataaaGCATAAagttacatatatatatttattgtattctgcatattttttatatgatttttatGTTGTGAATTAGGGTTGATGTTGCGTTTGTTGTTCCATATTCGGGTTAGGGTTAAGTATTATATTGTGTTAAATGTTGTAtagttttaataatttgataatatttattagtttaaagaatgttttaaataaataaataaatataaatatatatataataaacaattatTAAAGGCATGTATAGAATATTTTGCAGTTTTTAAGATTTATATTAAGTTTAAATATCTAAGAAAAAATGAGGATGAATATTACTATGAAAAGGAACGAATaaagtaataaattttgacaaattaaaaaaattgaatttCGTGATAATATAACTTAATGGGCTAGTTGATTAAACATTGGAATCGATTTAGACAGATTATTCCAAACTATCGATTTGATTATAGAAGTGATGttgatttaaataattacaaCATTTAATATGAGAAGCTGGGAGAGAAAAATgggaattaaaaatataatttattataatttcaaCCAAAAGGGCACTTAAAATGATTTAATTCCTCAGCCCCATCGAAACCAGATGATTAATGAAGAAAGTGATGGAGATAAAGAAGTTGCTGAGGTGATAAGAAAATCggattattaaatatatacaaacatATTCAGGCTGATCATATgccatttattattttattttttttgttgactttttttgtttataaaagacAAGAacgattatttatatgataaatttaattgatACCTTTTATTTTGGGGTTCAGATTCTATGAACCCGATTTTAAAACTCTATAtaagtattaaaaatgataataagtAAATTCgtttattactattactataggcaaataaatttatatgcataattaaaaaatatatttatataattataatacgaaattatatattattatgatctgcataaatatgatatcgCTAGAATGCCTCac
This portion of the Plasmodium chabaudi chabaudi strain AS genome assembly, chromosome: 3 genome encodes:
- a CDS encoding CIR protein; translation: MIEVCGVINQINKVLSDDILTLGQYFPDDELGYTAYCPNAKEGEKGKCVTNGDRISAGFIWLLEMFKALDGVENLKDINDQYVEYAILWLCFKNKLINPDMYVSITGIYDILERNNPIWYNEFRNKIEKKKRLMNFDDYHMGKLYELLKEMCTLITKYNVDSSHPDAYLNYANKCANTYKDLVSNVSKVKNCDSYCNVLSTLKNAYDKFREEKIMHDPECKLPEFNVEEIESCESLCKKKSQEPAIKNPIAKESEIDTPPKISLPVRSTTELTDNRENTLSVNEVQMDDPKSITLPSVIPTSINNGNKLPYIAVPFILIPVIFGISYKYLTLMWKKKMKSKKNVRKIINLSDKK
- a CDS encoding CIR protein, yielding MNEDMCKFFEVVWTDFPDTLDDDGNYQFKSDDTYQTYCINETCNNDIDKINAWCLCLLNLIFGNFESFTGYAKSNMNNVQYILAWLSYILSRKPNEEISNLKKFYEKYIESGEGYETSIDDVSDYYSSYKNLIDKKNDFMNMDVNYISTFYEAFKILCSMYNDINSDPPDCTKNFTKTKEFVSKYQNLLNNNNINTKDSPYSQILSTLSTDYTNFKSYCAEKCNGCDNIPPLSYIEANPFVQNSEDTSSSSSAASKLIPVISIFVAIPILLGVAYKYSLFGFDKRLHRQYLREKVKKIKKKMNNYI
- a CDS encoding CIR protein, producing MSNEVCMYINKVDKLIKSNAAGTEGKIENHSRLNANCPNKNCDTDAHKLSSAFILLLKYFEVADDLKDDKCAEYAILWLSYKIQQYWNIETTTLKNFITEHIETNTNYNEKIKQGKGNKNYKEFIDIKQSLINMDVKIISKFHEALQILCNMYNEDNAKNIDCAKCSSKASEFVEKYKDLNDDSNVTKDSPYYQVWCTLSTDYDNLKNECIKNCKECTELPTLPEIKESKKYVQDYAELSAQGSEATSSSSSIASKLVPVLSIFVAIPIFLGFAYKHSLFGFDKRLNRQYLREKVKKIKKKMNINI